One stretch of Argiope bruennichi chromosome 3, qqArgBrue1.1, whole genome shotgun sequence DNA includes these proteins:
- the LOC129963331 gene encoding coiled-coil domain-containing protein 6-like, protein MADSASESDSSSVDGLTIPVSLTKEQFQKRIESLQQENKVLKLEVETYKFRVKSLQEENKYLRQVSVNIQAKAEQEEEFISNTLLKKIQALKKEQEALAINYEQEEECLTNDLFRKLSQLRQEKVHLEETLEHEQEALVNKLMRKIEKLEAETQAKQHSLEQLRREKVELENTLEQEQEALVNKLWKRMDKLEAEKRMLQEKLEQPVSAPPSPRDINKGDTAANLTLHVQHLRNEVAKLKMQLLNAQQEHSEKMAQFALEEKNVRDENIRLTRRLQMEVDRREALCRHLSESESSLEMDEERQLNELSTSSHLNSRSVLSPVPLSHSSFTSNSHSPAMNISGNRETFSLNANNRCHHCNQSLSQINVLPSPSPPPVFSSSSTNTQGMNRVKSPSQERFLKPAAPPPP, encoded by the exons ATGGCGGATAGCGCAAGTGAGAGTGATAGTAGTTCTGTTGATGGACTTACTATTCCTGTATCTCTAACGAAGGAACAGTTTCAGAAACGCATAGAGTCCTTGCAGCAagaaaataaagttctaaaacttgAAGTAGAGACCTATAAATTCAGAGTGAAGAGCCtacaagaagaaaataaatatttgagacaAGTTAGCGTAAACATT caAGCAAAGGCAGAACAGGAGGAAGAATTTATCAGCAATactctgttaaaaaaaatccaagcttTGAAGAAAGAGCAGGAAGCTTTAGCCATTAATTATGAGCAAGAAGAGGAGTGTTTGACAAATGATTTGTTCCGTAAACTTTCTCAG CTTCGACAGGAGAAAGTTCATTTAGAAGAAACTCTTGAACATGAACAAGAagctcttgtaaataaattgatgaGAAAGATAGAAAAATTGGAAGCTGAAACGCAAGCTAAGCAACATAGCTTGGAGCAACTGCGAAGAGAAAAAGTTGAGTTAGAAAATACTTTAGAACAAGAACAAGAagctcttgtaaataaattgtggAAACGTATGGACAAACTAGAAGCTGAAAAAAG gaTGCTACAAGAGAAACTTGAGCAACCTGTTTCAGCTCCTCCATCTCCAAGAGATATAAATAAAGGTGATACAGCCGCAAATTTAACTTTACATGTGCAACATCTACGAAATGAAGTggcaaaactgaaaatgcaactTTTAAATGCCCAACAAGAGC ACTCTGAGAAAATGGCCCAGTTTGCTTTGGAAGAAAAGAATGTAAGGGATGAAAATATTCGCCTCACTAGACGTTTGCAGATGGAAGTAGACAGAAGGGAAGCTTTGTGCCGTCATCTCTCTGAGAGTGAATCTAGTCTTGAAATGGATGAAGAAAG gCAATTAAATGAATTGTCAACTAGTAGCCACCTGAATTCCAGATCAGTGCTGAGTCCTGTTCCACTGTCTCATTCTTCTTTTACTTCAAATTCTCACAGTCCtg CCATGAACATTTCTGGAAATAGAGAAACTTTCTCATTGAATGCAAATAATCGATGCCATCACTGTAATCAAAGCTTGTCTCAAATTAATGTTTTACCAAGTCCGTCACCACCTCCTGTATTTTCTTCTAGTTCCACA aaTACTCAAGGGATGAATCGAGTGAAATCGCCCTCCCAAGAACGTTTTCTGAAGCCAGCTGCTCCTCCTCCAccttaa
- the LOC129962647 gene encoding cilia- and flagella-associated protein 97-like, translated as MSLRVGLGASQADLDVQGEIDFDFFEASDNTITSNRNASLETSTALKSEHPLSCIASDHFENSSSLKNEPEHAKSDLNSVQITESSTSYNYNKPLITVSCDDVTGVVQKTTIEAVIPTPFSYKDNKCSGVRSLETKKMKKASSPYLKNKVFKDDIEISDDSSISSMSSESISSLSEDSFEYNDSDSMTDVSALASPYTSHSPTNNDQRTKQENITSCDESNGVKKDGVKFVDDLDGQLCAKCKNIDFHELVNAMNRLQMKQNINICGRSKSPVTHNAKCRKNFSFSNEEVRKIDLDNQVLLKKIVAQQNRPKSNYLPASQIRSSSAVNRQKQHRQIELENLALLKRLESTKASRSLSRSHLLRDYERRSSGVLSRASSRSSYPSSCQVSLRHSNLSSGRSSSINMKSPSHTSLFRSRSATAN; from the exons ATGTCTTTACGTGTTGGTCTAGGAGCTTCTCAAGCTGATTTAGATGTTCAAGGagaaattgattttgatttttttgaagcGAGTGATAATACGATTACCTCGAATAGAAATGCTTCTCTAGAAACTTCGACGGCTCTAAAATCGGAGCATCCTTTATCTTGCATTGCTTCTGATCATTTTGAAAACAgctcttctttaaaaaatgaaccgGAACATGCGAAAAGTGATTTGAATTCTGTACAGATCACGGAATCGAGCACAAGTTACAATTACAATAAGCCTCTAATAACAGTGTCTTGTGATGATGTTACTGGAGTTGTTCAAAAAACAACAATAGAAGCTGTCATTCCTACACCTTTCAGTTATAAAGACAACAAATGTAGCGGCGTGAGATCTTTAGAAACCAAGAAAATGAAGAAAGCATCAAGtccatatttgaaaaacaaagtgTTCAAGGACGATATTGAAATATCTGACGACAGCTCTATTTCCAGTATGTCTTCCGAATCCATATCGTCTCTAAGTGAAGATTCATTTGAATATAACGATAGCGATTCTATGACTGATGTCAGCGCTTTAGCATCGCCATATACTAGCCATAGCCCTACAAATAATGATCAGAGAACCAAGCAAGAAAATATCACAAGTTGCGATGAAAGTAACGGAGTTAAAAAGGATGGCGTTAAATTCGTTGATGATTTGGATGGGCAATTGTGTGCAAAATGCAAAAACATTGACTTTCATGAATTAGTGAATGCTATGAATCGCCttcaaatgaagcaaaatattaatatatgtggAAGAAGTAAAAGTCCTGTAACACATAATGCAAAATGCAGAAAAAACTTTTCCTTCAGTAATGAGGAAGTGCGGAAAATTGATCTTGATAACCAAGTTCTGTTGAAGAAAATCGTAGCCCAACAGAATAGACCAAAATCTAATTATTTGCCTGCATCTCAAATTCGCTCTTCATCAGCAGTTAACAGGCAGAAACAACATCGTCaaatagaattagaaaatttg GCACTTTTGAAAAGATTGGAGTCCACAAAAGCTTCCCGAAGTCTAAGTCGATCCCATTTGCTTCGCGATTACGAACGAAGATCATCCGGAGTATTATCGAGAGCATCGTCCCGCTCTTCATATCCCAGCAGCTGCCAAGTTTCTCTGAGGCACTCAAATTTGTCTTCAGGCCGCTCCAGTTCGATTAATATGAAGTCACCCAGTCACACTTCTTTATTTCGCTCACGCTCAGCCACAGCCAattaa